The genomic interval CACAAGGAGAGTTGTAAATGTCAGCCAAGGCTATGGTCAGATTATATCCACTGTGGTAGCAGGGATGGTTGACTGTGTTATTGGGGTTAGAAGTCTAGAGGAAATAAAAAGAGGAACAAGTTGTGGACTGAGAAATGCATCTGCAGTTTACTGTCCTAAGTCCATAAAGGACAGGGCAATGTATAATAGCAGAGATAAACGTCATTAATGGTCACAATATCAAATGTTAACTGTAATTAAACTGTAAGGAACAAAGTTTGTACAAAGGCTAAATACATAATTACACATCACTGGgaatttattattgttgtttattttcagcaTTGTGAAGAAGATGCTGAAAAAGACTTCTACGCCGACACCATTCTTTCGTTGCAAAATAATCaggtttattacaatgaaaagaacagcatcttaacAAGCCCCAATGGACAGCTTGCTGAGAAGTTAGCCAATGCCTTCTGACATGTTAACTGCAGGTTTAGCTTACACAGGTTGGTCAGTGTCAACATATGGTGTATACTATGtcttttgtttacttcatttcctGTCCTGGTAAAAAGAGATAACTTGTAAGGACATCCTGTCTTGCTACCTCCAGGAAAGCTTACCCAACATCccattcacacagagacaaaacccCTATATAGGCAAACATTAAGAACAATGGGTCATTCTATGTACTGCACTCACTTAATAAAATATGCCTATGTAGACATTAAATTCTACTTCATTATCTACACACATCTAGCATATTTCTCAACCTCTGTGTATCAGGAGGAATCTAAGCACTGACCTGAATATATGCCTGAATCCTCTTCAGGACCTGGTCTTTGCCATAGCACaggtaactgtgtgtgtacagctggTACCTGTAGCCATACAACTGGAGATCTAAAGCAGACGCTGGCTCTTTAACTGGATCTATAGGGGTGAAGGAAATCTGTGTGGACGCTCCACCTAAATCCAAAGCTCCCAGAATCCGTCCAGCTTTAGGGTGAATCCATTTACCCTCAAATGTATACTGTTTCAAAAAGAAATTTGTGTTTGAAATTATTGGAATTACAGTTACTAAAAGAATAGGACTGACTTATAGACATATAAACAAGGCCATCcagtgttttgaccaaaaattttaaatgtagaGAATCTTATGATTTCTTATTTCTTCATATTTCTGATCTATCCAAATGCACGCTTTTATGTGTTTTGTAAAATTGTAGtactttatttgttttatttagcctTTAAACACACAGTTAGTActtctctctttattttaatgtattatatatatatatatatatatttgaccaAAGCACTACACTACATAATAAATTATctgtaattaataatttatttgtaattgttGCTTGTAGCTTTAAAAGAGGTCCTGTTTCCTATTACTTCCATTgtgaaataataaaacagaattATTGACTGAAATATGTACAAACTTACCCTTAAATTTAACTCCCAGCCATTTGGGTATTTAATTCTTAATTTGTCTgttttctcatttatttatttatttatttatttatttatttttaaatatccaTAGCCTTTGTATTTGACATAGAATCAGATCTGACCTTAATGAAGCCTTCCAAGAGATAGTTAATAGTAATCCAGCCGTAAGCCCCCTCCTCGTTGCCACTTATTATTTTGGCCCCTTGGAAATCAAAGGGATAACTCTGGATGGTTTTAGTCACCTCAGCAAGTATCATGTCTGCCTGAGTTTGGTTTTGCAAACTGTGGaataaagtaattaaaaaaGTGGTTAATTAAGACTAGCTATGACTGAGCCACATTGTGTGAATCTGAGTTTATTGCATatacaaaaaacactaagttcTTCaaaaaaagactcaaacatTCACCTAACAAAAAAGCTTTTCAGTGGAGAATTTCTCAGTTAAACATAAGTTTCTTCAGTTAAACATAATAGCTGtctattaaattatttaatattccACTAGTCTGCAAGTTTCTGTGATTTGCCTCTGTAAGTATAATTTTAAAGATTTGAACCTCACTTCCCTAAAGACATAAATTttatcattcatccattcattgtctgtaaccgcttattcagttcagggttgtggtgggtccattGGGGGAGGGTGGCCTACATGGAATAACTGggtacaaggtgggaacacaccctggagagttcttcacagggcaacacacactgagctattgtttatttctcttaATGATGTCTTTTTAGTCTCAAGGTGACCTTTTAGTCATGAGCTCTTTAGTGTTTACATGTAACGCCCTTTTACCGTGTTTTACCACTCCAGAATATATCAGGTAGCCTGCATTCAATTCACTGTAAAGAAAGTTgactaatgtgtttacattaaCAGCAATCCCAACTGCACTGGTCAAACAAAAGTGTTCTTGACAGCTCAGATGCCAGCTCATAAAAATATCTTCTGTTATGTGCACTTCTAAAATATCTGGACTGCttcaaaatcaataaaaaaatatagtCTACATATTCAGAATTTTAAAGACGCACCTTATAAATAACCTTCATCTTGcagaatgctatcaaatccttgcagatatgttccaacatctattcTAAAGAGTAGAAGTAGAAGTTGGAGCAAAAGAGGACAAACTTACTAATACCCTCAAGTTCATAAGAAATGTGTGAGGAGTGGCACAAACCTTTGCTATCATACTgcgttaaaaataaatgtactcACATTTCATGTGTCAGTGTCCTCTCTTATGGGCATATATCACTGTTACCCAGGTAATAAGCCAAACAGAATTATGGACAATAGAAAGTTACTCACTTTAGGAGCCGCATGCCTGCTGTGGCTCCAAGATAAACGGGGGTCAACTTCTGCTGGCTCTCTGGAACTGCGGCCAAAGCCACATCTAAACATTCTTTGAGACACTGACCAGCATCAGAGGGATTTTTGACATAACTTGATATACCATCACCTAAAGACAAATAATTATATCCACCTCAGCAGGAACTACaataagaaaaacatgtatcactAAAAGCCATCAAACAAGATGAATTCTTCTACAGTAACataatttctttaaatatatatcctACTGCTACATACATAATATACCAGTTCCCAAAAACAGATGAATAAAAGAAGTTTCAGTTGCAAAACCACACCTTTTACATCACAGGTCAGTTTCTGAGAAACTACTCCAGTGTTATTTTCCTGGTTCCCAGACCACTGGTAGAGGAagagggaggtgtgtgtggaaCCGGCATCAAACACTATACCATACTGATAAAGTCAGACAAAGGCAAGAAATCCGGTCACTTTCCAATGGTTGAACTGTATAATAGTTTTTCAGACATTTGTGGACCTGCTGAATTTGTAGAAATATTGCTGATCTAATGGTAGACTTGCccatatttaatattcattatgTTGTGTCAGTTCACAGAATTTGTGCAAAGTTATTTTAACACTTTAATGCAACAAGCATGGGAcagtttcattattattattaatagtagtagtagtaggttATAATAATATATCAAGATTTGGCCAAAAGCAACATTAATGCTGGATACAAAACAATGGTCTTTCACCATTAAATATGGTATATCCTTATCTTTATTAAGTTTATAAGAACATTAGCACTTATCCAATTATGTAGTGTCCAAAGcatgtaaaatataaactgttgagatgtttttttattttttttaataaaagcacCTGTGTGGGATAAGATAAATCCACAGTCTGATGTTGAGCTAGAGTGAGGATCAGAGCAATGAGGCTCACACATGCTACAGATACCAATATAATGCCCAGGAGCAAAGGTTTCATCTGTAGTTTGCCCATCACTCCCATAGGTTTATGAGGACAtgaacactgtaaaaaaaaatcaaaaagaaaCATAGATTTTTAAAAGCACTAAATTGTTCAGAAAAATACTAAACTTTTCAGCTTTTAATGTCTTTTAATGCTAGAACTGCTTTCAGCACTTCAGTGTTTTCCAGATATTTTAAACAACcccaaagttcagttttagaagttgttgggttttttttcttttcagattataaataatcccaaacacaaatacactggTATTAAGATCTGGGCTCTGGGATGACAAGCCAATTTTCTGAGAACACTAGTAGCTCTCTTGTTTGACttgcaattttaaaaaaaaaaaatataagcgaactactttatatatatatatatatatatatatatatatatatatatatatatatatatatatatataataaacttttatttaatatttattattttacttgaAATTGATGGTAGAGAGTAGTTTTAGTATCTTAGTAGATATTAGCACATAGTAGATATGTGAAGAAATTACTATTGTTCATATTATATGTTTGAACAATGTCAGATTGTTTCATCAGTGTTTAAAATATCAGTATTGTAGATATGCAAAATGTGGACATAACCTTATTAGTGTAAATATATGGTTGTATATCCACAGATAAACAACTTGTACCTTGTCTAACAATATATCAGTCATTTTACTATGTGGTTTAATCATTTActttgacattttaaaaaaattgaccCTACAGTCAAATATTAACTATTCAGTTCCCACAAAAGTTTGCTGCACATTACACACAGATAAGAGTACAGAGgacagagataaacagagagaaaaaggtcCTCACTTACCTAGTGACTATATGGTTCTGGTTGACCGACCAGAGTTCTGACTGATCagaggatctctctctctctctctctctctctctctctctctctctctctttcacacacacacacacacaaatacacatacaaacacacacacacacacacacacacacacacacacacattaagacACATACAGTAAAGCAGCACTGATCTCACCTGAACTTCACACAAGGTCCACCAGCAACTGAATACACACCATGCTCTGTCTTCagctcatttctctctctctctctctctctctctctctctctctctctctctctctctctcacttactcactctctcacacacacaacctgttTGCGTAAATGATGGTCattcttcatttttaaagtgtttagaATTAAATACAGCGTTGAAAAAATGTTTCTACACAAATAAGAACATATTTACGGAACGTTGAGCACAATTTCCTCTGCATTCCTGtaattatttacagtttttctggGCTACTGCAATGCTTACACACAAGCTTCCCAAAACCAAAACTATAGATCTTTCTTGACTAATTTACAAATGCTTGTGTACAGTGAGCCAGAAATGAAAACCTAATGTTCAAAACCTTAAACACAGTATAAAACATCTACCTCTGGAACATCAGACGGTGAAAAGATGTACTGAAACAACTGATAACACTGAATAAGCAGATCAGTGATACATGTCTGATGTAGCTGAATCACACCTGATTCTTAACTCACTCTGAAACATATGCTGGTGTTGAACTGCTGTCAATGACATGTACTCATCCAAAGGGTCTTTCTGCAGTGTTCAGTGTAGGTTTACAACACCATACTGAAGcaaagagagagtgatagagaaaaagaaaataatgtctGGATAAGGGGAGCTTGAAAAAAAGACTGTGaaattttgtgggttttttttcacaCCTTCTGTgccttttcattttatttacagaagttgtgtatttttacacatttgggaCCAAAGGCCATTTATGTTGGATTTTGTTGATTGCTGGTAGAAAAGTCATAACACTACACTCACAGataaactgtcactgtggtggtacttttgttctctctgtggtgGTGTACTCAATAGCACATATCCATAAGTTTAGTTACAGAACATAATTGTATCACGGCCTATTAtaattttaaagattttaaagttttgttgatttcaaatgctccatttcatctccaggactgttcttttattttatccaGTTCTATAAcaaaattttacaaatattcacctctccttctgaagaacagaatgtagtgtatttttagggaacacaactgaactCTAATTCCagtgttgtacctttaaatgtacatttaactTTGGTGACAGTGAAAGTGTTGTTTGCATTTAGAAGGATAAAGTTggtatttaatgaacaaaatggGTTTTTGAGCAGGAATTAACTACTTGGCTAATTTTGTGATGTAGTttgaaactttattttttttttaagtgagagTAGATTTCTTACGTATTCTCATTTTGGAAAGTCCAGATGATGGATGCTACAGTGTACCTGCTCAAATGTGGCTGTATTCTTTGCTCAGCGTTTCTAATTCTTAGCCCAAGTGGCTCAGATCTCATCAGAGATTACCTTGGCCTTTCTCGTCCTCGTACTCCccgtcctcttcctcttcctctcactccTCTGGCTCTGCCTGTTTCCAATGTTGGCATCCATTGCTCCAAAACAGAAGAGCTCACCTGTTGCCCTTTCATGCTAAAGCTCTGATGGCTAATTGTAAGACTGTGTGACAGGTGTTTTAACTTTATAACTTAACTTAACTTTATAATTTTGAATAACAGTGTGTTCCTTGTGAAAACAAGACATTTTCTTAATGAAAAATACCCTAAACCCCAAATGCAAGAATAGCTTGACATTTGGggtttgtgttttctgtttggaGAAAAGGGTAGTAGATGTCAGGAAAAGTGTTGTAGCAACtgagaaaaattaattaaaaaattaattattcattcattcattcattatctgtaaccgcttatccaattcagggttgcggtgggtccagatcctacctggaatcgcaaggtgggaatacaccctggagggggcgccagtccttcacagggcaacacagacacacacacacacattcactcacacactcacacctatggacacttttcgagtcgccaatccacctaccaacgtgtgtttttggactgtgggaggaaaccggagcacccggaggaaacatacACAagtttttatctttaaaaacaatgtgtcagcattaaatttatatttaatgtaactttaaataatgtaaaatattatatcCTTCAAAGTAAAAAACACCCAATAATGTGTGCtggtatatattttatttgccaTTTGTCACTGGTTCAGGTTGTTTTAAAGTGGATATATTTAGTATAAACCAGACAAGAAATGTGTGCATTTATACAATTTATTTCAGGAcaagggttggacaatgaaagtgaaactcCTGGTTtgagaccacaataatttattagtatggtgtagggcctccttttgcagccaatacagcgtcaattcgtcctGGGAATGACacatacaagtcctgcacagtggtcagagggattttaagccattcttcttgcaggatagtggccagcccaaaccatcactgatccacccccatgcttcactctgggcatgcaacagtctgggtggtacgctccTTTGGAGCTTCTCCATACCGTAACCCTCCCGGATGTGTGGAAAACAGTAAAGATgcactcatcagagaacaatacatgtttcacattgtccacagcccaagatttgcgccccttgcaccattgaaaccgacgtttgacattggcatgagtgaccaaaggtttggctatagcagcccggccgcgacactacctgctgcaccaccatgccactctCGCTTGAGGGTATGCTGAAATGTAATTATAGGGATGATTTAACATTTATTCTAACTGTTTCAAGGTTGtgaaacaattttatttaaaagtcaTTCAGGAAGTTCATCTATTGTTGTTCATCATTTACAGTGTTGGTTTTTAAAATAGTTTCAAAGAAGTAATGTATCCTTTTATTGAAaaaatgttgttgtgttttcaATGAGAATTTGTTTTGGGACATACGGAAGTTGaaaaaatgggaaataaaaaaCTTACTATAATCATGATTTGGCCTTTTATTCTAACTGTAATTTAAGGCTTTTGAAATGTTCATTGGTTTAAATGTCACACCAGAAGTTCCTTTATCTTGTAGATGTACCCACTTCCCTGAAAAGAGAATTGTTCTGTCATTGCAGAGAGTTATAGTGGACATTAGTTGTTTTTTATAGTGATATCAGGGGCAGAATAGGCTACCCTAGTTACTATTTTTGTTGCTGCATATGAGTGAAGAAACATCTGTAGTGGctgaataatttattagtgtgatTAAAAGTATGGTAGTGCTACTTAAATACGAAACGCAAGAAGATATTCACTTCACAATTATGTACTGTCAAGCCTCAGAAAGGCTCTTTTCCCCACCCTTAATGGTGCAGCAGTGACTGAAGCTAGTCCTAAGATTAGCACCGGAGAATGAGGTTGACGTTTACTTCATGCAACAGCTGTAAAATGGATGTTTATGGCAACTGCTCCGGAACACTGTACTACGAGTCGGACCGGGATTGAGTTCCTATAGGTATACCTTTAAGGTACCCGCCAGGGGTTCGGTCTTGCTTATGACCGGAAGAGGCTATTCGAAGACTATGGAAGTTCCTCCTGCCACTAGGCAGCAGGTGAATTAGATTTCACCAGcctaaaaaaaagatttctctGCAAGGAACTAAAACAGAttatttctaataaaaaaaaagattttcttgTATTTTCAGTCATAAATATGGTTTGTCTCTGCTTATTTGTTAGTTAGAGAATAGATCTACTGTTTACTGATTTATCAGTCTTTTTACTGTAACTCATTACTGTGCAGGTTTTGGTGCAGCTGAACATGTATGCGAATGTGACTATTATCAGTCTGTTTTTCCCTTTCACCTAGCAGTAGCATCATTGTTTTTCTGAAACCCTTTTGTCTGGTAATGAATAGATAGGATTTTTTCATCTttgctgtgggtgtgtgtgtgtgaatgtcttTTAGAAGGGATACACTCCAAGTGTAGCCTAGGGGCCCCTGATCAACTTAATCCACCACTGAATGATATGTTCATTTTGGAACACCTGTGCATAACAATCTCAAATGTCCTTTCACCACAACATTCTGGATAAGATTAAACAAAAGCTCTCCTCCAGCCTGGGCACCTCCCACACAAAGAAAACTGTAATCTCTCACCGTCATGCTCaattataaattaatacagAAAAAGAGGGGATGGTGCAAAACGTATCATAAGTCAGATTAAATTTCCCATATGAATACTCACTAAAACCCATCTAATTGGTGTTCTGCTTCACACAATTAAGCCTCATTCTGCAAAGTAAAATCACACAACACCCAAACTGCATCTTAGGTGCCTAATCTTAAAttccaaatgtaaaaaaaaattaattgaatgctcttatccagagcgattAAAAATTTGCTTATAGAgagtcaaaaaagaaaaaacaaggcgcagcaggtagtgtcgcagtcacacagctccagggacttggaggttgtgggttcgattcccgctccgggtgactgtctgtgttctccccgtgtccacgtgggtttcctccgggtgctccagtttcctcccacagtccaaaaacacacgatggtaagtggattggcgactcaaaaagtgtccgtaggtgtgagtgtgtgagtgaatatgtgtgttgccctgggaaggactggcgctccctccagggtgtattcctgccttgcgcccaatgattccaggtaagctctacccgctgtgaccctgaattggataagcggttacagataatgaatgaataaatgaatgcaaaaacaaacaaagaaaaaaggaaaacgtaaccaaacaaacaacaaacaatgaCAAATATACAAGCACAATAACCAAAATCTCAAACTCTAAACAAACACCCAAACCACAACCAGGACAAACCCCTGACCCTAAATTTGCGCATAAGTGAGTTTGCCCTCTTAGTTGGAGCCAGAGACTGTAGTGTCATGGTTTACTCAGATAATCTCGCCGGGGTCATGTAAGTGACATGCTTGAAGCCATGTGTATTCAGCAAGGTGCCGATAATCCAAATATACTGAGTTTATTTGTCCAACTGGGGAGTGTCTTTTTCTAGTGGTAGCTGATGAAACATGTGACCTAATAAGACTACCTGTACTTTATATTCAAATATTGATCAACTGAGTTTTggaaatatttgtacatttgcATTTGTTTGAATGTGTGCTTTTGTGAAAATATTATGATTGCATACATTAAAGTAATGTATCCACAGTATGTTTTCTTTATATACTGGATTCTCCTGtggcccagaccagaccggctgctcacctccatctactgctgccagcctctgtcagcaacactgactgattcttccaatctgGTGCACTATTaatatgccccaagattgatgtcactattatgattattattattattactattattgtacTATAGCATAATGACATTTAattggtgataatttaaaattcaatctatagtttgatcagaggagggtGGATCCcttttgtgagtcttggttcctcccaatgtttcttcctccagcctcgagggagtttttttaaaaatattttttttttaaagttgatttaaatgttctgttctgatactaactatgtgaagctgctttgtgacaacatcagttgtaaaaggcactgtataaataaatttgatttgatttgatttgatttatataCTTACAATAAATGTATTAGTATCTGTTATTTGTTTACTGGTGTAAATTATGCCAGTGAAACATATTTCAATATGCATAACAGTTTTTCTCGATTGTTTACACACATTAAGCATGCCTcattctctcagacacacaaatccaaaaacacacacaatgggTAAAACCCCTCAATTCTCCTGCAAAATGTAACTTTAcatacaaaacaatacattatttttacagTCCTACAGAACAGTCCACAGGCAGCACTTTACTACTGTACTCATTGAGTACTGTGTTGATATGCAGTACAGCAGTTTTCTAGTGAGAGTAGATTTCTCACCTATTCTCATTTCGGAAATCTGGATTATGGGTGCTACAATGTTTCTGCTCAAATGTGGCTTCATTCTTTGCTCAGCCTCCCTCATTGTTAGCCTAAGTGGCTCAGATCTCATCAGAGATTACGGTCCTTGGCCTTCCCTGTCCCCGTCCTCATCCTGTGTTTTAGAACTGCAATTTGAGTGTAAAGCAGGAAATGTGCTTGTAGTTTAGCAGAACTGGTTCAGGGAGTTGGTGCATGAGTTACATGCTATGGTTATTGTGTCTGAAGTACCAGTATTTGTGTGTAAACAAttgagaacatttttttttttgctataagAGAGTTTGACTGTAAGAATAACTGGTGTCCTGGATAAAAATTAATGGTTTGTTCACCActtgttatatataatatatttgctCTAGCAATAATTTGGGCTTGGTGTATGGCTGGCCCACCAGAGATCTTATCCACTGCCTCCAGATTCCCCTTGACGCTGGATACACATCACCCATGTCATTTTCCATACACCAAACTCAAACACAGAGCATAACCCAATTTCTGTACCATCCATTTTAATGCCAAGTAACCACAAAGAACCCCAGTAAACAGTCCCTGGGGAAGCCCCTATACTTACTGGGGGTTTCCCCTTGAGCTCCCCATCCAAACTTCAATCCAGTGTTGTCATACTATGGTACAAATTTCATCACTTTAAACAAATCAGAACAAACTGTATGACATTTACTTATAACATTTTGTTTAGTTGTTGCATTTGAACGCATAGGAGCAGGGGCGTAATTAGGCCATGTTTACTGCACATGCCCCAGTACAATGTTGCTGTGTTCCATTAAACTCATGGCAGTAAAGTCAGTTTTATCTTGGATTACTAAGAAGAACAGGCCACACAAATACATTACAGACACCTCATTTCCCATCagcatcttttacacagtgtttttgaCGCTCACACGTTTTTAAAAGAAAGTCAGCCCTGCAACAGATCAGGAAATGGAAGCATAGTGCTATATTTTTGGTTACAGCCACTTATAACGGTATAATCCACCAAAAATAAACATTGCAGCACTAAGGCAAATGTTCCCTGCCAcagaaaatgtaagaaaaagATACAGCACCCACAGTCATTCAGTTCTAGACAGTGTCATGGTAATTAAGAACTGCAGAATGTCAGGAATTGTACAATTGTCTCACAACTTTAGTGTACTACATGTATAAGATCTGGATGGTTTCTTTGGTTAATGGTTCAAACCTGAAGAGATTTAGtgtaaaatattgtttgtttttatttgttcaagAAAATGAAGATACGCAAAATAGGGTTGCTAACCATGCCATAAAATGTGGAATCGTTTTTCATTCATGATTTACATTCAGAATCacagtaattatttatttatttatacataaaaatcaagTTATTTTCAAGagtaacaataatattaatataaaactataataatataaaactatTCTTATAGTGTAAatcctaaataaatatatgtgtaaaaatgtatattaaacaCAGGACATAACAGTAAAATTATGGCAGGAAATATGAACATGATATTTTTAATGGAAATATAAGTTAAAtataaggactggcgccccctccagggtgtattcccgccttgcgcccaatgattccagctaggctctggacccaccgcgaccctgaactggataagcggttacagataatggatgaacgaatgaatataaGTTAAATATGGAAATATAATGAGGATGACGCTGTCTTTTAGACCTCACTAAACGATAAGATTCTTTCACTTCATATATCAATCAattaatccatccattatctgtaaccgcttatccaatttagggtcgcggggggttcagagcctacctggaatcatcgggcgcaaggcgggaatacaccctggagggggcgccagtccttcacagggcaacacagacacacacacacacattcactcacacactcacacctacggacacgtacgagtcgccaatccacctgcaacgtgtgtttttggactgtgggaggaaaccggagcacccggaggaaacccacacggacacggggagaacacaccaactcctcacagacagtcacccggagcgggaaccgaacccacaacctccaggttcctggagctgtgtgacctgctgcgccaccgtagcGCCCATCAATCaattaatgaacaaacaaaATAGTACAACAGGTATATAAAGTAATaaagtatttgcaaaatacatggCCAGATCCTGGTTTTCTGCTGTTCAGAAAGGCTGTGCCCCtct from Hoplias malabaricus isolate fHopMal1 chromosome 3, fHopMal1.hap1, whole genome shotgun sequence carries:
- the entpd8 gene encoding ectonucleoside triphosphate diphosphohydrolase 8; protein product: MGVMGKLQMKPLLLGIILVSVACVSLIALILTLAQHQTVDLSYPTQYGIVFDAGSTHTSLFLYQWSGNQENNTGVVSQKLTCDVKGDGISSYVKNPSDAGQCLKECLDVALAAVPESQQKLTPVYLGATAGMRLLNLQNQTQADMILAEVTKTIQSYPFDFQGAKIISGNEEGAYGWITINYLLEGFIKYTFEGKWIHPKAGRILGALDLGGASTQISFTPIDPVKEPASALDLQLYGYRYQLYTHSYLCYGKDQVLKRIQAYIQTSNPNNTVNHPCYHSGYNLTIALADIYNSPCVDKPMTYDPTKKVIFIGTGNSQQCLSLMETLVNLSKCALYPDCGFNNIYQPPVSGEFYAFSAYFYTFDFLGLAPKTPLPQVLSTISSFCNKTWSTLQSQYQNVPEKYLRDYCSSAQYIMTILLKGYKFNATWDNIYFVKQVANNDIGWTLGYMLNLTNMIPTERPLAVTGVHHSQWAAGVFFIAFALFLSLLIIIFFCVWNPDAQAHAV